The following is a genomic window from Amycolatopsis sp. BJA-103.
GATCGTCGCATTCCGACTGGCGTCAAACGATTTCCACCTCTGCGACAGCGCGACCGCTCGCTACTCCGCCCCAGCCGACGCCGTTCCCGCGACCACGCACCGTCACCTACGCCGAGAATTCGCGACAGTTGAACACGCGACCTCACCAGTCACGGCCGACGACGTCCTGGTCGAGGACCCATGTCCCCAACCACGCTCGAACTACGCCTCCGGTGGGTCGGGATTCCCGGGCGTCGCGGCCGGACCGCACGGCTGGTCGCCGAGGCCGGAGAAACCTGGGTCCGCTATGCCGGAGGTGATCACATCCCGTTACAAGATCGAAGAACACACGACAGTTGAAGACGCGAGCTCACCGGTGGAGGCCGTTCTCGTGCCGACGGCAGGCAAGCAGGGTGGAGTCGGCGGCGTGGATCGTCGTTCCGCCGCGGATCAAGGTCCGCGGCCGTTGTTCGACCGCGAGGACGTCGAAACCGTCCGGCAGGCCGGGCAGCAGGTCCTTGGCATAGAACATCGCCGCGCGCTGCCCGGCGGTCAGTGGGGCGGACGACCCCATCGGGGCATGGCCCACGATCAGGAGGTGCCCACCGGGGGCGACGGCGTCGGCGAGCCGGCGGGTCACCTGTGTCATCCCGCCGTCCGGCGGCTGCAGGTAGTGGCTGGTGACCAGGTCGTAGGATCGGCCGCCTGCGGTGAAGACGCGAGCGTCGATCTGCCACCAGCCGACATGGTCGGCGACGCCGTCCTGCTCGGCGCGCTGGGCAGCGCGTGCCAGGCCGGCTGCGGAGAAGTCAGCGCCGGTGACAGTCCAGCCCTGCCGGGCCAGCCAGATCACATCGCCTCCCTCGCCACAGCCGACGTCGAGAGCGCTGCCCGGTGTCAGCCCGGCAGCCTCGGCTACGAGCTGCACATTGGGCTGTCCGCTGAAGACCTGCTCCTGGCCGGCGTAACGCTCGTCCCAGCCGCGCGGCTCGAACATGGCGGCCGTCTCCTCGTCGCTGAGCGGCTGGTGTTCTGTCATCTCAAACGCCTTCCCTTTACCTGTGGCCGACTGTCTAAGCGAGTGTCAGGACTTCACCTCGTGTCGGCGCTCATCGAACTTCCGCAGGCTGGACTCACGAGAAGTTCAGAGCGTGGCGGGATGTGCCGCGACGGCGCGGTGCACGTCCTCGGTGACCAGGTCGATGTTCATCATTGCCCCGGTCAGCCCACCCTGTGCGGCGGCGTCGATGACCTGCGCCCGGTGTCCTCGCACGTTGCCGGCCGCCCACACCCCGGGAACAGAGGTCGCTCCCGTCTGGGGGTCGGCGGGCAGGGTCTCGCCGATGAGCTGGCCGTCCATGTCCTTGACCTCGGCCGTCAGGCCCAGGTCTGCGAGCAGAGTGTCGACTTTGGCCGCCGACACGGGGAAGACGACGACGGCCTGGACTTCGGTCACGCTGTCACCGACCCGGACGCCGCTGAGTGCGTCGTCGGTGACCTCGACACCGGTGACCCGGCCGGGCACCACGCTGATCTGGCGCGCGGCGAGCTCGGTGCGTTGCGGCGCGGTCAGTTCCACGGACTCGTTGGTGAACAGGGTGACCTTCTCGCTCCACTGACGCCACAGCTGCGCCTGGTGGAGGGAGGCGACGCCGCTGGCGATCAGCCCGATTGCCTTGTCTCGGACCTCGTAGCCGTGGCAGTAGGCACAGTGCAGCACGTCCACGCCCCAGCGGTCGGCGACGCCGGGAATGTCGGGCAGCTCGTCGACGACACCAGTGGCCACCAGTACCCGCCTCGCGTCAACAGTGCTCTCGTCGGCAAGGGTGACCCGCAGGGCATCCTCGCTGACACGCTCCACGCCGATCACGGTGTCGTCGCGGACGGTGCCGCCGTACTGCTCGACCTCCGATCGGCCGATGGCCAGCAGTTCGTGCGGATCGACACCTTCGCGTCCGAGATAGCTGTGGACCTGGGTGGCAGGCGCGTTGCGTGGCGTGCCCGCGTCGATGACCAGTACGTCACGCCGGGCACGGCCCAACGTCACAGCCGCCGCCAGGCCCGCTGGTCCGCCACCGATGATGACTACGTCGTGAGTGCTCATGCGAGCAACGGTGCAGCGGCCAGTTTTCTGCCGCAACTTACCTTGCCGAAACGGCAAGCCGCATCGACCTTCGCGCAGGTGGCGTGCTTGTTCGCCGCCAGTGACAGCCACACTCGAAACCCCGACACAGCCAGGTGAACCCACGATCCGCGACGACGGAGCACTGATCTGGCCACAACGTCGCGCCCGTGCGGCCAAGCGGACTACCGGCGATGCTGGGGTCACTGGTGACCGGCTAGCGACCGTGGGCGTCGAGCCGGCTCAGTGCGGTGCTGAGGAATGCATCCCGCCGTTGCCCGAGAACGCCCGCATCGAGGTCTGGCCTGCCCTGGTCGCGGACCGCCGGAACGCAGAACGCCATGTCGGCCAGGGTGCCTGACGCCGCCACGACGTCCCAGTAGGCGACCCTCTCGGCTCGTCGGCCGGCAGCACGCTGCCAGCCCTCCAGCACCTGCTCGGCGGCGGGGAGCCCGAACATCAACGCCGCGTCGAAGCGCGCCCCACCGAGGTCGATTCCCGGCGATCCGGCACCGGCGCAGTCCCAATCGACCAAGCCGGTGCAGCGGTCACCGGACCACAGGGTATTCCCGAACCACAGGTCACCGTGCACGAAGACAGTCGGGCCCGCGGGTACCGGAAGCTGGTTCAGACATTCTTCCGCAGCCGTCAGCAACGCAGTGGTGCCCTTTTCCCGGCGTTGAGCCGCGAAGTCCACATCCGCGATCGAGCGGGCCCGCAGCGGCAGAACAGCCCGGGGCACCAGCGGGACCGCCTGCAGTGCGGCCGCTGTGGCCCCCAGGCCCTGCAGCCGCTCGGTAGAGGCGACCGACGGGATCCGGCTGTGCCCGGGCAGCACGGTGGTCAGCACAGCCAGGACGCCCGCCGCGGAACCGTCGAGATCTGTGGCGATCAGCCTGGCCGCGGGCAACTGGTGTTCACCGGCGACTCGCAGTGCCGCGGTCTCGGTCGCGAACCGCTGGCAGTGCTCGGGATCAGCGGGGTCCCCGAGTCGCAGCACGGCCGCCTCGACGCGACCGGCCGGTTCGAACCTCAGCAACCACGGATTGGCTCCCTCTCGCAAGCCGGCCACCGTGGCCACTCGAGCGCCGCCTCCCACCGCCTCAGTCACCCAGCGCAGGGCCTTCTCGGACAACTCCGGCACCGAAATCACCGCCCCGTGACATCCTGAATATCGAGCGACCTGCTACGTCGACCCCGCCGACGCGAACCTCGGATCACTTGTTCGGGACCCGCGGTTTCCCCGCCACGCAACTGTCCACGAAGTACCCCCCATGCAGCGAGATCCAATCCGGCGTGGCGCTGTACGGCTCATCCGGCGGCGCGCCACCCTCGGTGAAGCGGCTGTAGTTGTTCAAACACTCGTCAGGCGTGGGAAGCTTGTATTCGGCAAGCAGCGCGAAGTGCGCCTCGGCGCCTCGCTCACCTGCCCTGCGCAGCTCCTCCACTTTCTGTCCTTCGCTCATCATCGAGCACGACGACACCGGCAACACCAGCACACCGGCCGACACGACAGCCACCGTGCGCCCCCACCTCGTTGTCACACACACAAGTCAAGCAGCACACGTTCGTACGCCGAGCGCGGCGGGCACATGCGTGTTCCCGCACGGCTTACTCGGATGGCCGGCCACGTTCGAGCAGCCGGCTCAGTTCGCCTGCGAGGGCGATCGATGCCTCGATCTCGACCCTGCGGATGGACACGCTTTCGACGAGGAAGCCGAACGGCATGCCGAGCTTGCGGCAGAAGGCGACCAAGTCCCGCGCGGTCGCCACACAGTGTTCGTACGATTCGGCCAGCGTGTCGTCCGCGTGGCGCAGGGAGTTCTCGAGCCAGCGCGGGACATCGACGCCGAGCCACTTGAGGAACGACAGCGTCTTCATCGACCCGCAGACCGAGAGAGTGAAGAGGACGGGCTTGGGCGTGAGTCGCCTCTCGAGGCAGGCGTAGAAGTAGTCCGAAACCATGCTCTTCGCCGCGTCAGCGTTGTAGACGACCTGCGAGATGAAGTACGAACATCCCGCCTCCTGCTTGGCGATCAGCCGCAGGTGCTCCTCGGGGCGCTCGGTGATGGCGACGCCGCCGAGCAGCATGTCCGGACGGACGTCCCGGCGCAGGTCCTGCGCCTCGGACAAGCTGGTCAGCACCGGCTTGTCCGTCGAGGACGCACCGACGAAGACACCGTGCACGCGCTCCGGATCCGCGGTCCGCAGCCAGGTCCGCAGTTCGGCCTCGGCGTACTTGCCGACGCACCGGTAGACGATCGCGGGGCGGTTCCACCCGTCGAGGTATTCCGAATGGTAGACGGCGGGATCCATGGTCGGCAGGTAGGGAAACGGCCGCTCCGCCGGATTGCGGTCACTTTCGTCGTCGATGTCGTAGAGCGCCAGACCGTCCACATCGAGAGCGGCCAAGCGTCCCAGGGTGGCCGCGGTGATCTCCCGGATCCGCTCCGGAGCGGTGCTCAGGCGGGGCGGCGTGATGCCGAACAGGAGAATGCCGCTCTCGGCGCCGGTCACCAGCGCCCGGAAAGCCGTGCTGTCGCTGTGGTCCACCATGACGCGGAAGTTAGCAGTTCGCCCGCCGGGCGGTAGGCGCGCGTCGGCGGCATCAGCGAAGCTCAGGCAAGAGCGGTGACCAGCAGGGCGAAGGCGGCGATGATGACGGCGACGCGGATGTAGTGGAAGCGGTCCCAGCGGTTCATCTGCTGCTTCCAGTCGGCGGGCCGGTTCTCGGCGGTCCACGTCTTGCCCCGGTTGTTGATCGGGACGAGCAGCAGGAGCGACATGACCACGCTCACGATCAGCAGCGCGCCGGCGGTGACGACGAGTCCGGCTCCGGGGTGCCGCCATCCGGCGATCGCCCAGACCGCGACGAGGATGAGCGAACCGATGTACCAGACCGGCATGACGGCGCCGAGCATCCGGCCCCCGTGGGCACGGCCGCGCACCAAGCTGTCATCGGGAAGGGCGTTGAGGATCGGGTTGATGACGAACGCGACGGAAAACTCCACGCCCACCATCAGGCCGACGATCACGGTGGTGACGATCTCAAGTGCCGTGAACATGACTCTCTCTCCTGAAATCTAGCGTTGCTAGGACGAGAGGAACGTTAGCCTAGCGACGCTAGATTGTCTAGCAACGCTAGGTCTTCGTTGTCGAGTCTCCTGTTCGTCGGCGTGGAAGCCGGGTACGAGGAGCGGGGGCACCGGATTCCGGTGCCCCCGCTCGTGTTCTGTCCCTTGCCCGTCAGACGGTGCTCAGGTGGCGTCCGGCGTTGTTCCAGCCGTCGGCGTGGACATCGGCGTCGCCGCCGTCGCCTGCCGGGCCGGAGTTCCCGCCGGTGGTGGTGCTGTGGTTGACAGCGTCACCGGTCGCACCGGTGTCCCCGGTCGAACCGGAGTCGCCCGAGGTGACCGTGATGTTCGAGCGGTCACCTTCGTGCTTCCAGCCACCGTGGTGACGGCCCTGGTCCTGGCCCCGGGTGGCCTCGACGGCGGTGTTGCCGCCGGTCGAGCCCGAGTTCCCGGAGTCACCGGAGTCACCGGTGACGGCGTTGTTCCCGCTGGTGGCGTTTCCGGCATCGCCGGAGTCACCACCGTTGCCGCCCTTGGCTTTTCCGAAGACAGCGCCGAGGACGCCGGTCTTGCCACCCTGATGGTGACGCGACTTGTGCCCACCATCGTGGTTCATCGCGGAATTGCGACCCGACGTGAGGACCGCGGCGTCGCCGCCGTGACCCGCCGGACCGGAGTCGCCGCCGACGGTGGCACTGTGGTTCACCGCGTCCCCGGTCGCACCGGTGGCGCCGGTGCTGCCCGAGTCACCCGAGGTGACCGTCGTGCTCGAGTGGTCACCTTCGTGCTTCGAGCCGTGGTGCTTCCAGCCACCGTGGCCGAAGTCCCGGCCGCCGATCGTCCCCGTCAGCGCGGTGTTGCCACCGGTCGAGCCGGAGTTGCCCGAGTCGCCGGAGTTTCCGCTGACGGCGTTGTTCTTGCTGGAGGCGTTCCCGGCATCGCCGGAGTCACCACCGTTGCCGCCCTTCGCGGTCCCGGTCACGATGCCGAGCACACCGGTGTCACCGTTTCCGTGGCGACGGTTCCAGCCACCGTTGTTCGTGGCGGAGTTCTGG
Proteins encoded in this region:
- a CDS encoding class I SAM-dependent methyltransferase, with amino-acid sequence MTEHQPLSDEETAAMFEPRGWDERYAGQEQVFSGQPNVQLVAEAAGLTPGSALDVGCGEGGDVIWLARQGWTVTGADFSAAGLARAAQRAEQDGVADHVGWWQIDARVFTAGGRSYDLVTSHYLQPPDGGMTQVTRRLADAVAPGGHLLIVGHAPMGSSAPLTAGQRAAMFYAKDLLPGLPDGFDVLAVEQRPRTLIRGGTTIHAADSTLLACRRHENGLHR
- a CDS encoding NAD(P)/FAD-dependent oxidoreductase; its protein translation is MSTHDVVIIGGGPAGLAAAVTLGRARRDVLVIDAGTPRNAPATQVHSYLGREGVDPHELLAIGRSEVEQYGGTVRDDTVIGVERVSEDALRVTLADESTVDARRVLVATGVVDELPDIPGVADRWGVDVLHCAYCHGYEVRDKAIGLIASGVASLHQAQLWRQWSEKVTLFTNESVELTAPQRTELAARQISVVPGRVTGVEVTDDALSGVRVGDSVTEVQAVVVFPVSAAKVDTLLADLGLTAEVKDMDGQLIGETLPADPQTGATSVPGVWAAGNVRGHRAQVIDAAAQGGLTGAMMNIDLVTEDVHRAVAAHPATL
- a CDS encoding aminoglycoside phosphotransferase family protein; its protein translation is MAGLREGANPWLLRFEPAGRVEAAVLRLGDPADPEHCQRFATETAALRVAGEHQLPAARLIATDLDGSAAGVLAVLTTVLPGHSRIPSVASTERLQGLGATAAALQAVPLVPRAVLPLRARSIADVDFAAQRREKGTTALLTAAEECLNQLPVPAGPTVFVHGDLWFGNTLWSGDRCTGLVDWDCAGAGSPGIDLGGARFDAALMFGLPAAEQVLEGWQRAAGRRAERVAYWDVVAASGTLADMAFCVPAVRDQGRPDLDAGVLGQRRDAFLSTALSRLDAHGR
- a CDS encoding methylenetetrahydrofolate reductase, with amino-acid sequence MVDHSDSTAFRALVTGAESGILLFGITPPRLSTAPERIREITAATLGRLAALDVDGLALYDIDDESDRNPAERPFPYLPTMDPAVYHSEYLDGWNRPAIVYRCVGKYAEAELRTWLRTADPERVHGVFVGASSTDKPVLTSLSEAQDLRRDVRPDMLLGGVAITERPEEHLRLIAKQEAGCSYFISQVVYNADAAKSMVSDYFYACLERRLTPKPVLFTLSVCGSMKTLSFLKWLGVDVPRWLENSLRHADDTLAESYEHCVATARDLVAFCRKLGMPFGFLVESVSIRRVEIEASIALAGELSRLLERGRPSE
- a CDS encoding DUF1772 domain-containing protein → MFTALEIVTTVIVGLMVGVEFSVAFVINPILNALPDDSLVRGRAHGGRMLGAVMPVWYIGSLILVAVWAIAGWRHPGAGLVVTAGALLIVSVVMSLLLLVPINNRGKTWTAENRPADWKQQMNRWDRFHYIRVAVIIAAFALLVTALA